The following are from one region of the Vicinamibacterales bacterium genome:
- a CDS encoding PIG-L family deacetylase: MLIRSRHFLTVASAVFALIAALGTRLPAQLRVAPVAERPDARSLELLLRKLSSTGTVMETDAHPDDEDNGLLARLGEGEGMRVALVTATRGDGGQNEIGPELGQALGVLRTEELLAVHRFDGAEQYFTRAIDFGYSFSIDESVQKWGEDAIVGDYVRQIRAIRPDVVAGFLCGGTSGGLHHQAAAQLTLEAFRAAGDPAKYPEQIAAGLRAWQPVRIFCTDETSFGPPQPLTAGKVRPDLSAFDALLGRTYAELGLEARSMHKCQGTSQLLLLPGVSQSRTYKFQDGRPSNGALDNLFGGIDTSVVGLIRFAGERQQPSLRTALVALQQLVTDARAGLASRGPAGSVAPLAAGLRAVRALRSDLPRLLVAPSANGSDLAPAASDSRAEIDFRLAQKERQFQDALVVATGTRLDALADDGVVTPGQSVAVTLAGASAVDGVELVRASLVGFEPVPEPACSGTLARGASVNCRTAATIPANAHLSTPYWTPRTDAARYDFEADVPFGVPFRPSPFRATFALRIGGAEVSVEREIQYRYSDLFAGEKRSGLLVSPAFNVRVDPGIAIVAIGSPARQKSVSVSVGNNQKGPTSAAVILAVPAGWTVSPASIPLTFVREDEAVTVAFTVEAPAAIGAGDWPVTATVTSASGASSNLGYQVVEYPHIHRRHVVIPAAARFKAIDVRVAPATRVGYVMGSGDRVPDAIAQLGAEVDQIGPDALASGDLSRFNVIMVGVRAYEKRPDLRANNQRLLDYARAGGTVIVQYQRAEFNQAQYGPYPAKTSDQRVTDENASMEILAPDNPVFTTPNRIGPETWANWVQERGTYFMGERDPRYIDLLRSADPFPYNAGPKTGILVEAQIGQGRWFYTGLGLWRQLPAGVDGAYRLLANLISLGKR; this comes from the coding sequence ATGCTTATTCGTTCGCGCCATTTCCTCACCGTCGCGTCGGCCGTGTTCGCGCTGATCGCGGCGCTCGGCACGCGCCTGCCCGCGCAGCTGCGCGTCGCGCCTGTCGCCGAACGCCCCGATGCGCGGTCGCTCGAGCTGCTCCTGCGCAAACTCTCGAGCACGGGCACCGTCATGGAAACCGACGCGCATCCCGACGACGAGGACAACGGGCTGCTGGCGAGGCTCGGCGAGGGGGAGGGCATGCGCGTCGCGCTCGTCACGGCGACGCGAGGCGACGGCGGACAGAACGAGATCGGTCCTGAGCTCGGCCAGGCGCTCGGCGTGCTGCGCACCGAAGAGCTCCTGGCCGTGCACCGGTTCGACGGCGCCGAGCAGTATTTCACGCGCGCGATCGATTTCGGCTACTCGTTCAGCATCGACGAGAGTGTGCAGAAGTGGGGCGAAGACGCCATCGTCGGCGACTACGTCCGACAGATCCGCGCGATCCGCCCCGATGTCGTCGCCGGGTTTCTCTGCGGCGGCACGTCCGGCGGGCTGCACCATCAGGCGGCCGCGCAGCTGACGCTCGAGGCGTTCCGCGCCGCCGGCGATCCGGCGAAGTATCCCGAACAGATCGCCGCCGGCCTTCGCGCGTGGCAGCCGGTGCGCATCTTCTGCACCGACGAGACCTCGTTCGGGCCGCCGCAGCCGTTGACGGCGGGCAAGGTGCGGCCGGACCTCTCGGCCTTCGACGCGCTGCTGGGGCGCACCTACGCGGAGCTGGGGCTCGAAGCGCGCTCGATGCACAAGTGCCAGGGCACGTCGCAGCTGCTCCTCCTGCCGGGCGTGTCGCAGAGCCGCACCTACAAGTTCCAGGACGGCCGGCCCAGCAACGGCGCGCTCGACAATCTCTTCGGGGGCATCGACACGTCCGTGGTCGGGTTGATCCGGTTCGCCGGCGAACGTCAGCAGCCGTCGCTGCGGACGGCGCTCGTGGCGCTGCAGCAGCTCGTGACCGACGCCCGCGCCGGGCTGGCGTCGCGCGGGCCCGCCGGTAGCGTCGCTCCGCTCGCCGCGGGGCTGCGGGCTGTCCGCGCGCTCCGTTCGGACCTGCCGCGGCTGCTCGTCGCACCTTCGGCGAATGGATCCGACCTCGCGCCGGCGGCCTCCGACAGTCGCGCGGAAATAGACTTCCGGCTGGCCCAAAAGGAGCGTCAGTTCCAGGACGCGCTGGTCGTCGCAACCGGGACGCGCCTCGACGCTCTGGCCGACGATGGTGTGGTGACGCCCGGACAGTCCGTCGCCGTGACCCTGGCGGGCGCCAGCGCGGTGGACGGCGTCGAGCTCGTCCGCGCCAGCCTTGTCGGATTCGAGCCAGTGCCGGAGCCGGCATGCTCGGGCACGCTGGCGCGCGGGGCGTCGGTCAATTGCCGGACGGCCGCGACGATTCCGGCGAACGCGCACCTCTCCACGCCCTACTGGACGCCGCGCACCGATGCCGCGCGCTACGACTTCGAGGCCGACGTGCCGTTCGGCGTCCCGTTCCGGCCGTCGCCATTCCGCGCCACCTTCGCGCTGCGGATCGGCGGTGCCGAGGTGAGCGTCGAGCGGGAGATCCAGTATCGCTATTCCGATCTCTTCGCTGGCGAGAAGCGTTCGGGGCTGCTGGTCTCGCCGGCGTTCAACGTGCGCGTCGATCCCGGCATCGCGATCGTGGCGATCGGATCCCCCGCCAGGCAGAAGAGTGTCAGCGTCAGCGTCGGCAACAACCAGAAGGGACCGACGTCGGCCGCGGTGATCCTGGCGGTGCCGGCCGGCTGGACGGTCTCGCCGGCGTCGATCCCGTTGACCTTCGTTCGCGAGGACGAAGCGGTCACGGTCGCCTTCACCGTGGAGGCGCCCGCCGCGATCGGCGCGGGCGATTGGCCCGTCACCGCGACCGTCACCAGTGCGTCGGGCGCCAGCTCAAATCTCGGCTACCAGGTGGTCGAATACCCGCACATCCACCGCCGTCACGTGGTGATCCCGGCAGCCGCGAGGTTCAAAGCCATCGACGTGCGCGTCGCGCCGGCCACGAGAGTCGGCTACGTCATGGGCAGCGGCGATCGCGTGCCGGACGCGATTGCGCAGCTGGGCGCCGAAGTCGATCAGATCGGACCCGACGCGCTCGCGTCAGGCGATCTGTCGCGCTTCAACGTGATCATGGTGGGCGTGCGCGCCTACGAGAAGCGGCCGGACCTGCGCGCGAACAACCAGCGGCTGCTCGACTACGCCCGCGCCGGCGGCACGGTGATCGTGCAGTATCAGCGCGCCGAGTTCAACCAGGCGCAGTATGGGCCGTATCCGGCGAAGACCAGCGACCAGCGCGTCACCGACGAGAATGCGTCGATGGAGATCCTGGCGCCCGACAATCCGGTTTTCACCACGCCGAACCGGATCGGTCCGGAGACCTGGGCGAACTGGGTGCAGGAGCGCGGGACGTATTTCATGGGCGAGCGCGATCCTCGCTACATCGATCTGCTGCGTTCAGCGGATCCGTTCCCCTACAACGCCGGTCCGAAGACCGGCATCCTCGTAGAAGCGCAAATCGGGCAGGGGCGCTGGTTCTACACCGGGCTCGGACTCTGGCGGCAACTGCCGGCCGGCGTCGACGGCGCCTATCGCCTGCTCGCCAATCTCATCAGCCTGGGGAAGCGGTAA
- a CDS encoding peptidylprolyl isomerase has protein sequence MKFKLVSCAVLGLMFVGACKKGPAAQATSGVATPPAATPAAPAGAGAPSGPPAAPVPPKPVPQQLPPVVARVNGENITKDDFDRMVKGIEMQAGQPVPPDQRDAILRNALDRLIVYTLLSQESKGRNLKIDENEIGQKIQEVRGRFQTEQAFEAALKTRGMTVDDLKKEARNDLTVSKLVDSEVATIPGPSDSEARDFYQKNPDRFKQGESVHAAHILIRVAPNADAATKAKARATIDDVLKKARAGADFGKLAEQYSQDGSASNKGDLGEFPRGQMVPEFDAAAFALKPGQLSDVVTTQFGYHVIKVIDRKPAGVVSYDEAAQQIKAGLDGQKKQQHMDAFIDGLKKKSKIEVLI, from the coding sequence GTGAAATTCAAGCTCGTCTCGTGTGCCGTGCTCGGCCTGATGTTCGTCGGCGCGTGCAAGAAAGGGCCGGCCGCGCAGGCGACTTCCGGCGTCGCGACGCCCCCGGCCGCCACGCCCGCGGCACCCGCGGGAGCCGGCGCTCCTTCAGGCCCTCCGGCCGCCCCGGTGCCGCCCAAGCCCGTTCCGCAGCAGCTGCCGCCTGTCGTCGCACGCGTCAACGGCGAAAACATCACCAAGGACGACTTCGACCGGATGGTCAAGGGCATCGAGATGCAGGCGGGCCAGCCGGTGCCGCCGGATCAGCGCGACGCGATCCTGCGCAACGCGCTCGATCGCCTGATCGTGTACACGCTGCTCTCGCAGGAGAGCAAGGGGCGCAACCTGAAGATCGACGAGAACGAGATCGGGCAGAAAATCCAGGAAGTACGCGGGCGTTTCCAGACCGAGCAGGCCTTCGAAGCCGCGCTGAAGACCCGCGGGATGACCGTCGACGACCTGAAAAAGGAAGCGCGCAACGACCTGACGGTCAGCAAGCTCGTCGACTCGGAAGTGGCGACGATCCCCGGCCCGAGCGACTCGGAAGCGAGAGACTTCTACCAGAAGAATCCCGACCGGTTCAAACAGGGAGAGAGCGTCCACGCGGCGCACATCCTCATCCGCGTCGCGCCCAATGCCGACGCCGCCACGAAGGCGAAGGCCCGGGCGACCATCGACGACGTGCTGAAGAAGGCGCGCGCCGGCGCGGACTTCGGCAAGCTGGCCGAGCAGTACTCGCAGGACGGCAGCGCATCGAACAAGGGAGACCTCGGAGAGTTCCCGCGCGGCCAGATGGTGCCCGAATTCGACGCCGCGGCCTTCGCGTTGAAACCTGGGCAGCTGAGCGACGTCGTGACGACCCAGTTCGGCTATCACGTCATCAAGGTGATCGACCGCAAGCCGGCTGGCGTCGTGTCGTACGACGAGGCCGCGCAGCAGATCAAGGCCGGTCTCGACGGCCAGAAGAAGCAGCAGCACATGGACGCCTTCATCGACGGCCTCAAGAAGAAGTCGAAGATCGAAGTCCTGATTTGA
- the bshC gene encoding bacillithiol biosynthesis cysteine-adding enzyme BshC, which translates to MALREYDNVTAEPSTAPRESAGRISVAGIDVRRFPWIRPLSGDYAYNFAQVEGLYGGNPHDPDGWLDAVRRVQAQPRDRAGVAELLRHQQEERGAPDPARRAAAQLALPQSVAVVTGQQAGAFGGPMYTLLKAITALQLARRTEQRQGVPAVAIFWVESEDHDWEEIKSCTVLDAEFQPRTVTLADLEGAGERPVAQLTLDSGVEQTIDELAAALQQTEFTATVLGDIRAAWQPGTGMARAFAVWLERVLGPYGLVVYEAADPAAKPLVADVFVRELSSPGQTATLAARAGEELAARGHAPQVVTQADNVALFSIEDGRKAIKRSGDQLVVGERSFDVAALAQSAAASPQSFSPNVLLRPIVQDTLFPTICYVAGPSELAYLGQLRGVYEQFGVPMPLMFPRTTATLLDSGATKFLKKYDVSFSELRTPGESALNKLLESQLPAGVDESLREASAQIDAAMGRVMQALPQLDPTLTGAAKTTLGKMEHELHSLHTKVIHAAKKRHDTLRRQFVRAQAQAFPEGHPQERMLGGVYFLNKYGPGLVEILLEDLPVDAGRHWLVTL; encoded by the coding sequence ATGGCTCTGAGAGAGTACGACAACGTGACCGCTGAGCCGTCCACCGCCCCCCGCGAGTCCGCCGGACGCATCAGCGTCGCCGGCATCGACGTCCGGCGTTTCCCGTGGATCCGCCCGCTGTCGGGCGACTACGCCTACAACTTCGCTCAGGTCGAAGGGCTGTACGGCGGCAACCCGCACGACCCGGATGGCTGGCTCGACGCCGTGCGCCGCGTCCAGGCCCAACCGCGCGATCGAGCCGGCGTCGCCGAGCTGCTTCGGCATCAGCAGGAGGAACGCGGCGCGCCCGATCCGGCCCGCCGCGCGGCCGCGCAGCTGGCGCTCCCGCAATCGGTCGCCGTCGTCACCGGCCAGCAGGCCGGCGCGTTTGGCGGGCCGATGTATACGCTCCTCAAGGCGATCACCGCGCTGCAGCTGGCCCGTCGCACGGAACAGCGGCAGGGAGTGCCCGCCGTGGCGATCTTCTGGGTCGAATCCGAGGATCACGACTGGGAGGAGATCAAGAGCTGTACGGTGCTCGACGCCGAGTTCCAGCCGCGCACCGTGACGCTGGCGGATCTCGAAGGCGCGGGAGAGCGGCCGGTTGCGCAGCTCACCCTCGACTCCGGCGTCGAGCAGACGATCGACGAGCTCGCCGCCGCCCTGCAGCAGACTGAGTTCACGGCAACCGTCCTCGGCGACATCCGGGCGGCATGGCAGCCCGGAACCGGCATGGCGCGCGCCTTTGCCGTCTGGCTCGAGCGCGTGCTCGGCCCCTACGGGCTCGTCGTCTACGAGGCGGCGGATCCGGCGGCAAAGCCGCTGGTGGCCGACGTGTTCGTGCGGGAATTGTCTTCGCCGGGCCAGACCGCGACGCTCGCGGCGCGCGCCGGCGAAGAGCTCGCGGCCCGCGGCCACGCGCCGCAGGTGGTCACGCAGGCCGACAACGTGGCGCTCTTCTCGATCGAAGACGGGCGCAAGGCCATCAAGCGCAGCGGCGATCAGCTGGTCGTCGGCGAGCGATCCTTCGACGTCGCGGCGCTGGCGCAGTCGGCAGCCGCGTCCCCGCAGTCCTTCAGTCCCAACGTCCTGCTCAGACCCATCGTGCAGGACACGCTGTTCCCCACCATCTGTTATGTCGCCGGCCCGAGCGAGCTGGCCTACCTGGGCCAGCTGCGCGGCGTCTACGAGCAGTTCGGCGTGCCGATGCCGCTGATGTTCCCGAGGACGACGGCGACGCTGCTTGATTCTGGAGCCACGAAGTTCCTGAAGAAGTACGACGTGTCGTTTTCCGAGCTGCGGACGCCTGGCGAGTCGGCGCTCAACAAGCTGCTCGAATCGCAGCTGCCTGCCGGCGTCGACGAATCGCTGCGCGAGGCGAGCGCGCAGATCGACGCCGCGATGGGCCGCGTCATGCAGGCCCTGCCGCAGCTCGACCCGACGCTGACCGGTGCCGCCAAGACCACGCTTGGCAAGATGGAGCACGAGCTTCACTCGCTGCACACCAAGGTGATCCACGCGGCGAAGAAGCGCCACGACACCCTCCGCCGCCAGTTCGTCCGCGCGCAGGCGCAGGCCTTTCCGGAAGGGCATCCGCAGGAGCGGATGCTCGGCGGCGTCTACTTCCTCAACAAGTACGGTCCCGGACTGGTCGAGATCCTGCTGGAGGATCTGCCGGTCGATGCCGGCCGGCACTGGCTGGTCACGCTGTAA
- the argH gene encoding argininosuccinate lyase, whose protein sequence is MSFSPEYVRLVLNENFEDAKAQFLAPLMAINYAHLVMLAGQSIVSGGDARAIRAALDGVRIDEIRKARYDGSCEDLFFYVEREVTAACGPDVAGRLHTARSRNDIDMTMYRMQQRELILAVVDGVLALRRALLPLAERHRETVFAAHTHTQPAQPSTIAHYLLAVIEQLERDTVRLKAAYAATNHNPLGACAITGTGFPIDRYRTAALLGFDGVCGNTYGSIATVDYLLESVGAAAVLLAGLGRVVQDLLLWSTVEFGYLRLADGFVQGSSIMPQKRNPVALEHARAIASKALGQASGIFLAVHNTPFGDIVDTEDDLQPLVTRMFTDAARAVALVAAAMASAEFDAETLAARAGAHWITLTELADTLARDHGLPFRAGHEIAKRIVAGSIADPAASAAALLSDAAREAIGREIVYTDAQLAEILSPRHFVEVRKTHGGPSPSETQRALGVSEVCLAADDQWLADARARLTAAAAALTEASASL, encoded by the coding sequence GTGTCTTTTTCACCCGAATACGTCCGGCTCGTGCTCAACGAGAACTTCGAAGACGCCAAGGCGCAGTTTCTCGCGCCGCTGATGGCCATCAACTACGCCCACCTGGTGATGCTCGCCGGCCAGTCGATCGTGTCCGGCGGCGACGCGCGCGCGATTCGCGCGGCGCTCGACGGCGTCCGGATCGACGAGATCCGGAAGGCGCGCTACGACGGCAGTTGCGAAGACCTCTTCTTCTATGTCGAGCGCGAGGTGACCGCGGCCTGCGGCCCTGACGTCGCCGGCCGCCTGCACACGGCGCGGTCGCGCAACGATATCGACATGACGATGTACCGGATGCAGCAGCGGGAGCTGATCCTGGCGGTCGTCGACGGCGTCCTGGCGCTGCGCCGGGCGCTGCTGCCGCTGGCGGAGCGCCATCGCGAGACCGTCTTCGCGGCGCACACGCACACCCAACCGGCGCAGCCGTCGACCATCGCGCACTATCTGCTGGCGGTCATCGAACAGCTCGAGCGCGACACTGTCCGGCTCAAGGCCGCATACGCGGCGACCAACCACAACCCGCTCGGCGCCTGCGCGATCACCGGTACCGGCTTTCCGATCGATCGCTACCGCACGGCGGCGCTGCTCGGCTTCGACGGCGTCTGTGGCAACACCTACGGCAGCATCGCCACCGTCGACTACCTGCTCGAGAGCGTCGGCGCAGCCGCGGTGCTGCTGGCCGGCCTCGGCCGTGTCGTGCAGGACCTGCTGCTGTGGAGCACCGTCGAATTCGGGTATCTGCGTCTCGCCGACGGCTTCGTGCAGGGCAGCAGCATCATGCCGCAGAAGCGCAACCCGGTGGCGCTCGAGCACGCGCGCGCCATCGCCAGCAAGGCGCTCGGGCAGGCGTCGGGGATTTTCCTGGCCGTCCACAACACGCCGTTCGGCGACATCGTCGACACGGAGGACGATCTGCAGCCGCTCGTGACGCGGATGTTCACCGACGCGGCGCGTGCGGTGGCGCTGGTCGCGGCGGCGATGGCGAGCGCCGAGTTCGACGCCGAGACCCTCGCGGCCCGCGCCGGCGCGCACTGGATCACCCTCACCGAGCTGGCTGACACGCTGGCGCGCGATCACGGGCTGCCGTTCCGCGCCGGCCACGAGATCGCCAAGCGGATCGTGGCCGGCTCGATCGCCGATCCTGCCGCGTCGGCTGCCGCCTTGCTGAGCGACGCCGCACGCGAGGCGATCGGGCGGGAGATCGTCTATACCGACGCGCAGCTCGCGGAGATTCTCAGCCCGAGGCACTTCGTCGAGGTGCGCAAGACGCACGGCGGGCCGTCGCCGTCCGAGACGCAGCGCGCCCTCGGCGTGTCGGAAGTGTGCCTGGCGGCCGACGATCAGTGGCTCGCCGACGCACGCGCCCGCCTCACGGCTGCGGCCGCGGCGCTGACGGAAGCGTCCGCGTCGCTTTGA
- a CDS encoding PBP1A family penicillin-binding protein gives MPTVRAKKPAAKKPSTPRLAFLRRRGWKFYAALAVIVPSLVLGAVVVHYYLSFSRMIDARMHGEFQRTDPRIFARPLTVRRGQRVTQREMIDRLNDLGYAEKPRAEQPGEFAIGRDALAVVPRSGDRAGQTLRFAFAAPDRKGKPGPLTGIESVSKRQAVQEVAMDAPLLTALVSEGREKRRDVPITAIPSQMSRAVIAIEDRRFYEHPGVDLIGTTRAVVTNLFGRKQYLTGGSTLTQQLVRNTFLASMWGLDKARERGGLAGLKRKFTEQLMSLALERRLPKDKILELYLNDVYLGQRGSFGIHGVPEAARLFFGKDVSNLTLVEAATIAGVIQSPPYYSPFQHPDRARDRRNVVLRAMSESGFISPDAADRASKEPVQVVARALESEAPYFVDYLTQEMQERTKASGPVDVYSTLDLHLQRIAQDAVSDGIANVEKLLSKRKPRVPQAALIAVDPRTGEILAMVGGRSYNQSQYNRATTAKRQPGSTFKPFVYLAAFERALADGRGDITPATIVDDSPTEFTFNNQVWAPSNYQNEYDGPITLRHALAHSRNIATIKVAESIGFDNVAALWKKFGIGTPPKGYPSIALGVFEATPLEMATAYTIFQNGGVTRPLRALERIVADGKDLPIQLPQPKTIARPDTTFLVTNMMRSVLDEGTAAGARSAGFTLEAAGKTGTTNDLRDAWFIGFTPELLTVVWVGLDDNQPIGLSGAQAALPIWTTFMIRALGGHPSEPFAAADGIVFVDIDKDTGKLATPACPRVLREAFLAGTEPTEPCPIHYF, from the coding sequence GTGCCCACGGTCCGCGCGAAGAAGCCCGCGGCGAAAAAGCCATCCACACCGCGCCTGGCCTTTCTGCGGCGGCGCGGCTGGAAGTTCTACGCCGCGCTGGCGGTGATCGTGCCTTCGCTGGTGCTCGGCGCGGTCGTCGTCCACTACTACCTTTCGTTCTCGCGCATGATCGACGCGCGGATGCACGGCGAGTTCCAGCGGACCGACCCGCGCATTTTCGCGCGGCCGTTGACGGTCCGCCGCGGTCAGCGTGTCACCCAGCGCGAGATGATCGACAGGCTGAACGATCTCGGCTACGCGGAGAAGCCGCGCGCCGAGCAGCCGGGCGAGTTCGCGATCGGGCGCGATGCGCTGGCGGTCGTCCCGCGCAGCGGCGATCGGGCCGGACAGACACTGCGGTTCGCCTTCGCAGCGCCCGATCGCAAGGGCAAGCCGGGGCCGCTCACCGGCATCGAGTCCGTCTCGAAGCGGCAGGCCGTCCAGGAAGTCGCGATGGACGCGCCGCTGCTGACCGCGCTCGTCAGCGAAGGACGAGAGAAGCGCCGCGACGTGCCGATCACCGCGATTCCGTCGCAGATGTCGCGGGCGGTGATCGCGATCGAGGATCGCCGCTTCTACGAGCACCCCGGCGTCGACCTCATCGGCACCACGCGCGCCGTGGTCACCAACCTGTTCGGCCGGAAGCAGTATCTGACCGGCGGCAGCACGCTGACCCAGCAGCTCGTGCGCAACACCTTTCTCGCCTCGATGTGGGGCCTCGACAAGGCGCGTGAGCGCGGCGGCCTCGCGGGCCTCAAGCGGAAGTTTACCGAGCAACTGATGTCGCTGGCGCTCGAGCGGCGGCTGCCGAAAGACAAGATCCTCGAGCTCTACCTCAACGACGTCTATCTCGGCCAGCGCGGCTCGTTCGGCATTCACGGCGTCCCAGAGGCGGCGCGGCTGTTCTTCGGCAAGGACGTCAGCAATCTCACACTGGTCGAGGCCGCAACGATCGCCGGCGTCATTCAGTCGCCGCCCTACTACTCTCCCTTCCAGCATCCCGATCGCGCCAGGGACCGCCGCAATGTCGTCCTGCGCGCGATGTCCGAATCCGGCTTCATCAGCCCCGATGCCGCCGACCGCGCGTCGAAAGAGCCGGTGCAGGTGGTGGCGCGCGCGCTTGAGTCAGAGGCCCCGTACTTCGTCGACTACCTGACGCAGGAGATGCAGGAGCGGACCAAGGCGTCTGGACCGGTCGACGTCTACTCGACGCTCGATCTGCACCTGCAGCGGATCGCGCAGGACGCGGTCAGCGACGGCATCGCCAACGTCGAGAAACTGCTCAGCAAGCGCAAGCCGCGCGTGCCGCAGGCGGCGCTCATCGCGGTCGACCCGCGCACCGGCGAGATTCTCGCCATGGTCGGCGGCCGCTCCTACAACCAGTCGCAGTACAACCGCGCCACCACCGCGAAACGCCAGCCGGGCTCGACCTTCAAGCCCTTCGTCTACCTCGCCGCGTTCGAGCGCGCGCTCGCGGACGGACGCGGCGACATCACGCCCGCCACGATCGTCGACGACTCGCCGACCGAGTTCACCTTCAACAACCAGGTGTGGGCGCCCAGCAACTACCAGAACGAGTACGACGGGCCGATCACGCTGCGCCACGCGCTCGCCCACTCGCGCAACATCGCGACGATCAAGGTGGCCGAGTCGATCGGCTTCGACAACGTCGCCGCCCTCTGGAAGAAGTTCGGCATCGGCACGCCGCCGAAGGGCTATCCGTCGATCGCGCTGGGCGTGTTCGAGGCGACGCCGCTCGAGATGGCCACCGCCTACACGATTTTCCAGAACGGCGGCGTCACGCGCCCGCTCCGCGCGCTCGAGCGGATCGTCGCCGACGGCAAGGACCTGCCGATCCAGCTGCCCCAGCCCAAGACGATCGCGCGCCCCGACACGACCTTTCTCGTCACCAATATGATGCGCAGCGTCCTCGACGAAGGTACAGCCGCGGGCGCACGCAGCGCCGGGTTCACGCTCGAGGCCGCGGGCAAGACCGGCACGACCAACGACCTCCGCGACGCCTGGTTCATCGGCTTCACGCCGGAACTGCTGACGGTCGTCTGGGTCGGGCTCGACGACAATCAGCCGATCGGGCTCAGCGGCGCCCAGGCCGCCCTGCCGATCTGGACGACGTTCATGATCCGGGCGCTGGGGGGACATCCCAGCGAGCCGTTCGCCGCGGCCGACGGCATCGTGTTCGTCGACATCGACAAGGACACGGGGAAGCTCGCCACGCCGGCATGCCCCAGGGTCTTGCGTGAGGCGTTCCTGGCCGGTACCGAACCCACCGAACCCTGTCCGATCCACTACTTCTGA